The Lysobacter luteus genome contains the following window.
ACTCCACCGGCATCACTGGCGCCCACGCCTCGACCAGGTCGGCGAAGGTCTGCTTGAGCAGCAACTGGATGACGCGCATCTCGGTGGCGGTGAACTCGCGCCCCTCGATGCGGGTGTGGTACTTCCCGTTGCCGCCGAAGAAGTTGTCGACCACGGTGAACACCAGCCGCGGCTCGTACACCACCAGCGCGGTGCCGCGCAGCGGCTTCATCTTCACCATGTTGAGGTTGTTGGGCACCTGGAGCGAGTGCATGTACTCGCCGAATCGCATCAGGTCGACCCCACGCACCGACAGGTCGGCAGAGCGTCGCAGCAGGTTGAACAGGCCGATGCGCCAGGTGCGCGCAAAGCGCTCGTTGATCATCTCCAGCGTCGGCAGCCGGCCGCGAACGATCCGGTCCTGGCTGGCGAAGTCGTAGCTGCGGGCCTCGCCGGGCGCCGGCGGGGCGTCCTCGGTGTCGACCGCGCCGCTGTCGACGCCATGCAGCAGGGCGTCGATTTCGTCTTGTGACAGCAGGTCGCTGCTCATGGGGTCGTATCCGGATGCGTTACTGGGTGACCAGGCTGGTGAACAGCACGGCCTCGACCTTGCTGGCGGCGGACTCGGCGCGCAGCACCGCGACCACTTCGGCGCGGGCCTTTTCCTGCAGGCGTTCCTTGCCGCTGCGCTGCACCAGC
Protein-coding sequences here:
- the fliM gene encoding flagellar motor switch protein FliM: MSSDLLSQDEIDALLHGVDSGAVDTEDAPPAPGEARSYDFASQDRIVRGRLPTLEMINERFARTWRIGLFNLLRRSADLSVRGVDLMRFGEYMHSLQVPNNLNMVKMKPLRGTALVVYEPRLVFTVVDNFFGGNGKYHTRIEGREFTATEMRVIQLLLKQTFADLVEAWAPVMPVEFEYLNSEVNPHFANIISPREYIVVSRFHVELEGGGGEFHVSLPYSMLEPIREQLDAGVQSDRVERDEGWTRAMRTQLQDAEVELACALTQRQISLRELCRLKVGDVIPIDLPQTVQLQVEQMPLFSGEFGSHNGRNAIKVTSVHAARSVPSLASLTTP